In Hamadaea flava, a genomic segment contains:
- a CDS encoding transglutaminase-like domain-containing protein produces MPIDYSTPGVITALTPDQRQLAAELPADPVAICRAVAGLIVHPAQTGSLGLPEPRMGAQAIRPVTRILDELLAIDPAPLTKVREPRQRVVGTCRHFATVSVALLQAHGIPARARCGFASYFRPDRHVDHWVVEHWVTGRADTRESSDGESSAGRWVRIDPEILDGTNVPHPDDLAPGEFLTGGEAWQLVRSGDADPATFGVNGTDHAWGPAEIRGNAIRDLAALVQVETLPWDEWGRMEASYRGETGPDYDHLVDLVAQVCAEDDAERVRVLYNSEDLAVPAELRN; encoded by the coding sequence ATGCCGATCGACTATTCGACTCCCGGCGTCATCACCGCGCTCACGCCGGACCAGCGGCAGTTGGCCGCCGAACTGCCCGCCGACCCGGTCGCGATATGCCGAGCCGTGGCCGGGCTCATCGTCCATCCGGCCCAGACCGGCTCGCTGGGGCTGCCCGAGCCGAGGATGGGCGCGCAGGCGATCCGGCCGGTCACCCGCATCCTCGACGAGTTGCTCGCGATCGACCCCGCGCCGCTGACCAAGGTGCGTGAGCCTCGGCAGCGCGTGGTCGGCACCTGCCGGCACTTCGCGACCGTCTCGGTGGCGCTTTTGCAAGCCCACGGCATCCCGGCGCGGGCCCGGTGCGGTTTCGCGTCCTACTTCCGGCCGGACCGGCACGTGGACCACTGGGTAGTCGAGCACTGGGTCACGGGACGGGCCGACACCCGGGAATCCAGCGACGGGGAATCCAGCGCCGGCCGGTGGGTCCGGATCGACCCGGAGATCCTCGACGGCACGAACGTGCCCCACCCCGACGACCTCGCCCCGGGCGAGTTCCTCACGGGTGGGGAGGCCTGGCAGCTCGTCCGGTCGGGTGACGCCGACCCGGCGACGTTCGGCGTCAACGGCACCGACCACGCCTGGGGCCCGGCCGAGATCCGGGGCAACGCCATCCGGGACCTTGCCGCGCTGGTGCAGGTCGAGACGCTGCCGTGGGACGAGTGGGGCCGCATGGAGGCGTCCTACCGGGGCGAGACCGGCCCCGACTACGACCATCTCGTCGATCTCGTCGCGCAGGTGTGCGCCGAGGACGACGCCGAGCGGGTCCGCGTCCTCTACAACTCGGAGGATCTTGCCGTCCCAGCCGAACTGAGGAACTGA